The proteins below come from a single uncultured Carboxylicivirga sp. genomic window:
- a CDS encoding TonB family protein → MCRILSLIVLFILLPLTLLSQKKETCYFKKKSKGCYFINQTGEKVLIGPFINSYGYKEDRGLIEKNLKFGYIDSLGQKIIDFSFTDAGLFVDGIAFAAVNNRYGFINSKGEFIIEPQYALANDFVDGIAMVKVPNKDTIEYGSAQYLTGLINSKGELLGGDYFTEMMISEDESYFKVLKNDSLFTLHKDGTKRFIRANEDELVELVDEMAEFAGGERELRRQIATGVNYPISAMENGVQGRCYVSFVVNKEGKIEDIKAALPAPPVLLKEAIRVVSNLPQWKPAKRYGRPIKISYTVPVNFVLQ, encoded by the coding sequence ATGTGTAGAATCTTATCCCTGATTGTTTTATTTATATTACTACCATTGACTTTGTTAAGTCAAAAAAAGGAAACATGTTACTTTAAGAAGAAGAGTAAAGGGTGCTATTTTATAAATCAAACCGGGGAAAAAGTTCTTATTGGACCATTCATTAATTCATATGGATATAAAGAAGACAGAGGTCTAATAGAGAAGAATCTGAAGTTTGGTTATATCGATTCACTAGGGCAGAAAATTATAGATTTTTCGTTTACTGATGCAGGACTATTTGTAGACGGAATTGCTTTTGCTGCAGTTAACAATAGGTATGGTTTCATTAATTCCAAAGGGGAATTCATAATTGAACCTCAATACGCCTTAGCAAATGATTTTGTAGATGGTATAGCAATGGTTAAGGTTCCCAATAAAGATACTATTGAATATGGAAGCGCCCAATATCTTACCGGTTTAATAAATAGTAAGGGAGAATTATTAGGCGGCGACTATTTCACTGAAATGATGATCTCTGAGGATGAATCTTATTTTAAGGTTCTGAAAAACGATTCCTTATTTACTTTACATAAAGACGGCACCAAAAGATTTATTCGAGCCAATGAAGATGAGTTGGTTGAACTTGTGGATGAGATGGCGGAATTTGCAGGTGGTGAAAGGGAACTAAGAAGACAGATTGCAACGGGTGTTAATTATCCAATCTCAGCAATGGAAAATGGAGTGCAAGGAAGGTGTTATGTGAGTTTCGTGGTTAATAAAGAAGGGAAGATAGAAGATATTAAAGCTGCTTTACCTGCTCCGCCTGTATTATTAAAAGAAGCTATTCGTGTTGTGTCAAACTTACCGCAATGGAAACCGGCAAAACGTTATGGCAGACCAATAAAAATATCCTACACTGTACCTGTAAACTTTGTATTGCAATAG
- a CDS encoding DUF4145 domain-containing protein — MNTNFDFLSEEFPFLANLAESAEYNVFSDPVTALFKLRQYGETFVQTLFDEHGMELPREATFHNCLKELEYDGVLPDRVKDLLFAIKNKGNTGDERGK, encoded by the coding sequence ATGAATACCAATTTTGACTTTCTATCTGAAGAATTTCCATTTCTGGCCAACCTTGCTGAGTCGGCTGAATACAACGTGTTTTCAGATCCTGTAACAGCATTGTTTAAGTTACGACAGTATGGCGAAACCTTTGTACAAACGCTGTTTGATGAGCATGGAATGGAACTACCCAGAGAGGCAACCTTTCATAATTGTTTGAAGGAGCTGGAATATGATGGTGTGTTACCTGATCGTGTTAAAGATCTTTTGTTTGCCATAAAGAACAAAGGGAATACAGGAGATGAAAGGGGAAAGTAA
- a CDS encoding ParA family protein has protein sequence MKNKVYAVVNNKGGVGKTSTVFNLAAGLAKRGFKTLMIDLDPQANLSQSCGCKSQSNVFHALVNDSELPIIEVSNNLSICPSNIELSSFEHLNEPGKENILRGLIGGIRGQFDYIFIDCQPSLSALTMSALIAVDYALIPLQSQFLASHGLKHLLSVISKTKQRLNADLEIGGILLTMYKKNTVLSRDIASFADTNFSDLVFRTKVRDNISIAEAPANQSDIFSYAPGSLGALDYSNLCSEFLERFNN, from the coding sequence ATGAAAAATAAAGTATATGCAGTGGTTAACAATAAAGGTGGTGTTGGAAAGACAAGTACAGTTTTTAACCTTGCAGCTGGTTTGGCAAAACGCGGATTTAAGACTTTAATGATTGATCTGGATCCACAGGCAAATCTTAGTCAATCATGTGGCTGTAAATCTCAATCTAATGTTTTTCACGCTCTCGTTAATGATTCGGAATTGCCAATTATTGAGGTTTCAAACAATCTAAGTATTTGTCCTTCAAATATAGAATTGTCCTCGTTTGAGCACTTAAATGAACCGGGAAAAGAAAATATTCTAAGAGGATTGATTGGAGGTATTAGAGGTCAATTTGACTATATTTTTATCGATTGTCAGCCTTCACTTTCTGCTTTAACAATGAGTGCTTTAATTGCAGTTGATTATGCTTTGATTCCTCTACAAAGCCAATTTCTGGCCAGTCACGGGTTAAAGCATCTCCTCTCGGTGATTTCAAAGACAAAACAAAGATTAAATGCCGATTTAGAGATAGGTGGAATTTTATTAACCATGTATAAAAAGAATACTGTTTTGTCACGTGATATAGCATCATTTGCGGACACTAATTTTAGTGATCTTGTTTTCAGAACCAAAGTAAGAGATAATATTTCCATAGCAGAAGCTCCGGCTAATCAATCTGATATTTTTTCATATGCGCCAGGTAGTTTGGGTGCACTGGATTATAGTAATTTGTGTTCTGAATTTTTAGAACGATTCAACAACTAA
- a CDS encoding helix-turn-helix domain-containing protein produces the protein MKIEFTLHPESRKEIQDIIREVIQEELEKMTFQIPTSLELKDNDALLTRKEAMELIKCSHSTLYRYQKEGVVPYFKIG, from the coding sequence ATGAAAATCGAATTTACACTTCACCCTGAATCAAGAAAAGAGATACAGGATATTATCCGAGAAGTGATACAGGAAGAATTAGAAAAAATGACATTTCAAATCCCTACCTCACTTGAATTAAAAGATAATGATGCATTACTAACACGAAAGGAAGCCATGGAATTAATTAAATGTTCCCATTCTACCCTTTATCGTTACCAAAAGGAAGGAGTTGTCCCATATTTTAAGATTGGTTAA